One genomic region from uncultured Cohaesibacter sp. encodes:
- the fabI gene encoding enoyl-ACP reductase FabI, translating to MSDKPQLLKGKRGLIMGVANNRSIAWGIAKACSDAGAELALTYQGDAMKKRVEPLAEQLGAFVVGHCDVTEGETIDAAFATLADEWGSIDFVVHCIAYSDKDELTGRYIDTTAENFTQSMFISAYSFTAIAQRAEKLMTNGGSMLTLTYYGAEKVMPHYNVMGVAKSALETSVKYLAEDLGKDKIRVNAISAGPIKTLAASGIGDFRYILKWNEYNSPLRRVVTTDEVGDSAVYLLSDFSRGVTGEVHHVDAGYHAVGMKAVDAPDITV from the coding sequence ATGTCTGACAAACCACAATTGTTGAAAGGCAAACGCGGCCTGATCATGGGTGTTGCCAACAACCGGTCCATTGCCTGGGGCATTGCGAAAGCATGTAGTGATGCTGGCGCAGAGCTGGCTTTGACCTATCAGGGCGATGCCATGAAGAAGCGTGTTGAGCCGCTTGCGGAACAGTTGGGCGCCTTCGTGGTGGGGCACTGCGATGTAACCGAGGGTGAAACCATTGACGCAGCCTTCGCGACTTTGGCAGACGAATGGGGAAGCATCGATTTTGTCGTTCACTGCATCGCCTATTCCGACAAGGACGAGCTGACCGGTCGTTATATCGACACCACGGCTGAAAACTTCACCCAGTCCATGTTCATCTCGGCCTATTCCTTCACCGCGATTGCACAGCGCGCTGAAAAACTGATGACGAATGGTGGCTCCATGCTGACCCTGACCTATTATGGTGCAGAGAAAGTCATGCCGCATTATAACGTCATGGGTGTTGCAAAGTCCGCTCTGGAAACGTCCGTCAAATATCTGGCCGAAGATCTGGGCAAGGACAAGATTCGCGTGAATGCCATTTCCGCTGGCCCGATCAAGACGCTGGCTGCTTCCGGCATTGGCGATTTCCGCTATATCCTGAAATGGAACGAATATAACTCTCCGCTGCGTCGCGTGGTCACCACCGATGAAGTTGGCGATTCCGCTGTTTACCTGCTGTCCGACTTCTCGCGCGGCGTAACCGGTGAAGTGCATCACGTGGATGCTGGCTATCATGCTGTTGGCATGAAGGCTGTTGACGCGCCAGATATCACGGTTTGA
- a CDS encoding AsmA family protein: MTKTIRIRILWSLLAFLVLIVGLVLATPYLINTRVVKKQIAEQISDWMGLPVTVSGEPVVTVFPYLTVKLRDVEIASGLGGKEPPLVSTQTLRAEMYWLPLLIGDFEVRRFHLIKPKLELIKDADGAFSWDLRKGSLFKTDDGSGRLTLSDVTLGNFRISGGVAHYQDRTTGEEERFTGINMMFDWPSTEDLASINGSATWRGEKVELRAQSGKPMELFGGGLSPLSAKLSSPMFSMSFNGSAATISNFQFEGDFSFDTPALGKLAQWLERPLPAGRDLGPSSLSARANLIGASIAFSDLDLKLDDNQINGVLQLDFRQERPMVQGTLASDDLDLAQFVRVPESLEDLMAYDLTTSKAAKLDFDIRISSSDLKLGPINLGQTAASLMTRDNQVSVSIGEAYAYGGRLEATFDMRKSANDPTIMISSLRAKANGISAGGFTREILGNEFLNGTALVEIDLQAQGSHVSDTLADAHGALSVVLTDGELQHFDIDVFENALQQEKDLDREKLHEGDARFDVLSMRGQLANQRLDVEGLRLTSGKRALLGTAQYDFAKGELSFPGTLAIYKSSDPATHSTELPEKEIPFLLSGSFDAPHISLRKVQDAVVPSDEDILAPGVPAEINPSGSDAEPAQSDVSPINPIGLGALPLVMSDPESELSIKNSVIKP, translated from the coding sequence ATGACAAAGACCATACGGATCCGTATCCTGTGGAGTTTGTTGGCCTTTCTTGTTTTGATCGTCGGGCTGGTTTTGGCCACGCCCTATTTGATCAACACGAGAGTGGTCAAGAAGCAGATTGCCGAGCAGATTTCCGACTGGATGGGCCTGCCGGTGACCGTGAGCGGCGAGCCGGTTGTTACGGTTTTTCCTTATCTGACAGTCAAACTCAGAGACGTGGAAATTGCATCCGGTCTTGGAGGCAAAGAGCCGCCTTTGGTCTCCACGCAAACCCTGCGCGCCGAAATGTACTGGTTGCCGCTGTTGATTGGCGATTTTGAAGTCCGTCGTTTCCATCTCATAAAGCCGAAACTGGAGCTGATAAAGGATGCAGACGGGGCCTTTTCATGGGACCTGCGCAAAGGCTCTCTGTTCAAAACCGATGATGGCAGTGGCCGTCTAACGCTTTCCGATGTGACCTTGGGTAATTTCCGTATTTCCGGAGGGGTCGCTCATTATCAGGACCGGACAACGGGCGAAGAAGAGCGCTTTACGGGCATCAACATGATGTTTGACTGGCCAAGCACCGAAGATCTTGCTTCGATCAATGGGAGTGCGACTTGGCGGGGGGAAAAGGTTGAGTTGCGCGCGCAATCGGGTAAGCCAATGGAGCTGTTTGGTGGAGGGCTTTCGCCTCTGTCGGCCAAGCTATCATCACCCATGTTTTCCATGTCTTTCAATGGGTCGGCCGCGACCATTTCGAATTTCCAGTTTGAAGGGGATTTTTCCTTCGATACTCCAGCACTGGGCAAGTTGGCGCAGTGGTTGGAGCGTCCGTTGCCTGCTGGCCGCGATTTGGGACCTTCGTCCTTGTCTGCCAGAGCCAATCTTATTGGTGCGTCCATCGCCTTTTCAGATCTTGACCTGAAGCTTGATGACAATCAGATCAATGGGGTTTTACAACTGGATTTCCGGCAAGAGCGTCCCATGGTGCAAGGGACCTTGGCCAGCGATGATCTGGATTTGGCGCAATTCGTACGCGTGCCCGAAAGCCTTGAAGACCTGATGGCCTATGATCTGACAACAAGCAAGGCCGCAAAACTCGATTTTGATATTCGCATCTCCTCGTCCGATCTGAAGCTGGGCCCCATCAATCTTGGACAGACTGCAGCTTCCCTCATGACGCGTGACAATCAGGTGTCTGTCTCTATCGGCGAAGCCTATGCCTATGGCGGTCGATTGGAGGCCACGTTCGATATGCGCAAAAGCGCCAATGATCCCACCATCATGATCAGCAGCTTGCGCGCCAAGGCCAATGGAATCTCGGCTGGCGGCTTTACGCGGGAAATACTCGGCAACGAGTTTCTCAATGGCACGGCTTTGGTGGAAATTGACTTGCAGGCTCAGGGCTCCCATGTCAGTGACACGCTGGCAGATGCCCATGGCGCTCTTTCGGTGGTCCTGACGGATGGCGAGCTGCAGCATTTTGACATAGATGTCTTCGAGAATGCCCTGCAACAGGAAAAGGATCTCGACAGGGAAAAGCTGCATGAAGGCGATGCCCGCTTTGACGTGCTCTCCATGCGGGGGCAACTGGCCAATCAAAGACTTGATGTGGAGGGGCTGCGCCTGACTTCAGGCAAACGGGCTTTGCTAGGGACTGCGCAATATGACTTTGCGAAGGGAGAGTTGAGTTTTCCCGGCACTCTGGCGATCTATAAGAGTTCTGATCCGGCGACCCATTCCACTGAGCTTCCCGAAAAGGAAATTCCATTTCTGTTGAGCGGCTCGTTTGATGCGCCGCACATTTCCTTGCGCAAGGTGCAGGATGCCGTTGTGCCTTCTGATGAAGATATTCTGGCGCCTGGCGTTCCTGCAGAAATCAACCCTTCCGGGTCGGATGCGGAGCCTGCACAAAGTGATGTCAGCCCCATCAATCCTATAGGCCTTGGGGCTTTGCCCCTTGTTATGAGCGATCCCGAATCCGAGCTCTCAATTAAAAACTCTGTCATCAAGCCTTGA
- a CDS encoding iron ABC transporter permease, whose translation MTKPDDAASAITANGLISLLKSRLSGWGSPRAMGSSRLALLLLALILLMVIAPILSLVVIAFGDAGDVWPHLLSTVLPRSVMTTIWLMLGVGGLTALIGVSTAWLVTMCRFPGRALFQWALLMPLAIPTYIVAYAAVDLFDYSGPAQSLIRRLLGVQSARDYWFPEVRSLPGSILVMSFVLYPYVFLTTRATFLMQSACALDVSRTLGAGPMRLFFAVALPLARPAIVVGVTLAMMECLNDIGAVEFFGVKTLTFSVYDTWLNRASLAGAAQISTVMLLVVLLLLWLERRGRREQRFSTTTRRYQSLPSFRLGGWRAGLAFLACALPILIGFLLPASILMRSVFFHWRDNLNADFLAAMGNSLFLASFAAVLTAVLGTALAYFARTQKSALVSAVTRLSSIGYAVPGTVLAVGILIPVAQLDNLIAASMRDWFGLATGLILISSGAAMLYAYCVRFMAMSYGAGETGLQRISPNLEAASRTLGRSSWRTLVEIDLPLIRPSLISGALLVFVDVMKELPATILLRPFNFDTLATLVYGQASLEAFEKGALAALTIVAVGLVPVIFLSRTSSHSIHG comes from the coding sequence ATGACCAAGCCAGATGATGCCGCATCCGCCATCACCGCCAACGGTCTGATTTCGCTGTTAAAGAGCAGGCTTTCCGGTTGGGGCTCTCCTCGCGCGATGGGTTCGTCGCGGTTGGCCCTCTTGCTGCTGGCCCTCATTCTGTTGATGGTGATTGCACCGATCCTGTCTCTTGTTGTGATTGCTTTTGGCGATGCCGGTGACGTTTGGCCGCATCTGTTATCAACCGTTCTTCCACGTTCGGTCATGACAACAATCTGGCTGATGCTCGGGGTAGGCGGGTTGACCGCGCTGATTGGTGTTTCGACCGCATGGCTGGTGACAATGTGCCGCTTCCCCGGACGCGCATTGTTCCAATGGGCGCTGTTGATGCCCTTGGCCATTCCCACCTATATCGTGGCCTATGCTGCGGTGGATCTGTTTGACTATTCCGGTCCGGCACAAAGCCTGATCCGCAGGCTCCTCGGGGTTCAGAGCGCGCGCGACTATTGGTTTCCCGAGGTGCGTTCGCTTCCCGGGAGCATTCTGGTCATGAGCTTTGTGCTTTACCCCTACGTTTTCCTGACAACGCGCGCCACCTTCCTGATGCAATCGGCCTGCGCGCTGGATGTCTCGCGCACTTTGGGCGCCGGGCCTATGCGACTGTTTTTTGCCGTGGCTCTGCCTCTGGCCCGTCCGGCCATCGTCGTCGGGGTTACGCTTGCCATGATGGAATGCCTCAACGACATCGGTGCGGTGGAGTTTTTTGGCGTCAAGACGCTGACCTTCAGTGTCTATGACACATGGCTCAACAGGGCCAGTCTGGCAGGGGCAGCGCAAATCTCCACTGTCATGCTGCTGGTGGTTCTGCTGTTGCTCTGGCTTGAGCGGCGCGGGCGGAGGGAGCAGCGCTTTTCGACCACAACGCGGCGCTATCAGTCCTTGCCCAGTTTCCGCCTTGGCGGCTGGCGGGCAGGGCTGGCTTTTCTGGCCTGCGCCTTGCCGATCTTGATCGGTTTCCTGTTGCCTGCGTCCATTCTTATGCGGTCGGTCTTCTTTCATTGGCGCGATAATCTCAATGCCGATTTTCTCGCCGCGATGGGCAATTCGCTCTTTCTGGCGAGCTTTGCCGCAGTGCTGACGGCCGTACTCGGAACGGCTCTGGCCTATTTCGCCCGCACCCAGAAGAGCGCTCTGGTCAGCGCCGTTACACGTCTGTCATCCATCGGTTACGCCGTACCCGGAACCGTGTTGGCAGTCGGCATACTCATTCCTGTGGCTCAATTGGACAATCTCATCGCTGCAAGCATGCGCGATTGGTTCGGGCTGGCGACTGGCCTTATCCTCATAAGCTCCGGCGCTGCGATGCTCTATGCTTATTGCGTGCGTTTCATGGCCATGTCCTATGGCGCGGGCGAAACGGGTCTGCAGCGCATATCTCCCAATCTGGAAGCGGCGTCTCGCACGCTTGGGCGTTCATCTTGGCGTACTTTGGTGGAGATTGATCTGCCCCTTATCCGGCCTTCATTGATATCCGGTGCCTTGCTGGTTTTTGTCGATGTCATGAAGGAACTGCCAGCGACCATTCTATTGCGGCCCTTCAATTTCGATACGCTGGCCACGCTGGTTTATGGGCAGGCGTCGCTGGAGGCTTTCGAGAAGGGAGCATTGGCAGCGCTGACAATCGTAGCGGTGGGGCTCGTGCCGGTCATTTTTCTGTCCCGCACTTCAAGCCACTCGATACACGGCTGA
- the aroC gene encoding chorismate synthase, which yields MSHNSFGHLFRVTTWGESHGPAIGCTVDGCPSLIALTREEIQKDLDRRRPGQSRYTTQRQEADQVEILSGVFAHPETGEQVTTGTSIGLIIHNTDQRSKDYGNIAERYRPGHADYTYDAKYGVRDYRGGGRSSARETAMRVAAGAIARKVVPGVTIRGALVQMGPHKINRDNWDWEEVGNNPFFCPDKEAAALWADYLDGIRKSGSSIGAVIEIVASGVPVGLGAPIYAKLDQDLASAMMSINAVKGVEIGEGFNAACLTGEENADEMRLGPDGQPEFLSNHAGGILGGISNGQDVVVRFAIKPTSSILTPKKSITRSGEEVNVMTKGRHDPCVGIRAVPVGEAMMALVLADHTLLHRAQQG from the coding sequence ATGTCGCACAACAGTTTCGGACATCTCTTTCGCGTGACCACCTGGGGCGAAAGCCACGGGCCGGCCATTGGCTGCACAGTAGACGGTTGCCCGTCCCTGATTGCCCTGACCCGAGAGGAAATCCAGAAGGATCTGGATCGCCGCCGGCCGGGCCAGTCGCGCTATACCACCCAGCGTCAGGAAGCTGATCAGGTCGAGATTCTCTCTGGCGTCTTCGCACATCCCGAAACCGGCGAGCAGGTGACAACGGGCACCTCTATCGGGCTCATCATTCACAATACAGATCAGCGCTCAAAGGACTATGGCAACATCGCCGAGCGTTATCGCCCAGGCCATGCCGACTATACCTATGATGCCAAATATGGCGTGCGCGACTATCGCGGCGGTGGCCGTTCCTCAGCGCGCGAAACTGCCATGCGCGTTGCTGCAGGGGCAATCGCACGCAAGGTCGTACCCGGCGTGACAATCCGCGGGGCGCTCGTCCAGATGGGGCCGCACAAGATCAATCGCGACAATTGGGACTGGGAAGAGGTGGGTAACAATCCTTTCTTCTGCCCGGACAAGGAAGCGGCGGCTCTCTGGGCGGATTATCTTGATGGTATCCGCAAATCCGGCTCGTCCATCGGCGCTGTGATCGAGATTGTGGCTTCCGGTGTGCCTGTCGGCCTTGGCGCTCCCATCTATGCCAAGCTGGATCAGGATCTCGCCAGCGCGATGATGTCCATCAATGCGGTCAAGGGCGTGGAGATCGGCGAAGGCTTCAACGCCGCCTGCCTCACGGGCGAGGAAAATGCCGATGAAATGCGCCTCGGCCCAGACGGCCAGCCGGAATTCCTTTCCAATCATGCGGGCGGCATTCTGGGCGGTATTTCCAACGGACAGGATGTCGTGGTGCGCTTTGCCATCAAGCCGACCAGCTCAATCCTGACGCCGAAAAAGTCCATCACCCGCTCTGGTGAGGAAGTTAATGTTATGACCAAGGGACGTCATGACCCTTGCGTAGGCATCCGGGCCGTGCCGGTTGGCGAAGCCATGATGGCGCTCGTTCTTGCCGACCACACTCTGCTCCATCGGGCGCAACAGGGCTAA
- the ribB gene encoding 3,4-dihydroxy-2-butanone-4-phosphate synthase gives MADMERVAKAIRAFENGEMVVVTDDDDRENEGDLIVAATKITPEQMGFIIRHSSGIVCAPMTGESARRLNLNPMVAHNDAPLSTAFTVSVDYKHGTTTGISAEERCITVHGLANGNAVSSDFVRPGHIFPLIAKEGGVLVRSGHTEAAVDLCNLAGLPPVGVISELVNDDGTVKKGPDIITFAEEHGITHVSVADLIAYRQRIERLVEQIEDFPIDTRHGPARAVTFKAKFDDMEHVALIFGDIRDGKDVPVRIHQENVLADIFGTSGTLDKISEKFAADRGVLVYLRDGSPCVATGSMRPRDGLELAQNEEHSSAKGRDNDWRDIGLGAQILKDLGISSIRLLSSRERNYVGLDGFGLEITGTDII, from the coding sequence ATGGCCGATATGGAACGGGTAGCCAAAGCCATCCGCGCATTTGAAAATGGCGAAATGGTCGTTGTAACCGACGATGATGATCGTGAAAATGAAGGCGATCTGATTGTTGCTGCGACCAAGATCACTCCCGAGCAGATGGGCTTCATCATTCGACACAGCTCCGGCATTGTCTGCGCGCCCATGACAGGGGAGAGCGCTCGCCGGCTGAACCTCAACCCGATGGTGGCTCACAATGATGCGCCACTCTCCACGGCCTTTACGGTTTCTGTCGACTATAAGCACGGCACAACCACCGGCATTTCGGCCGAAGAGCGCTGCATCACGGTGCATGGCCTTGCCAATGGCAATGCCGTATCCAGCGATTTCGTGCGCCCGGGCCATATTTTCCCGCTGATCGCCAAAGAAGGCGGCGTGCTGGTGCGTTCCGGTCATACCGAGGCTGCGGTGGATCTGTGTAATCTGGCCGGTTTGCCACCGGTTGGTGTCATCTCCGAGCTGGTCAATGATGACGGTACGGTCAAAAAGGGCCCGGACATTATCACCTTCGCTGAGGAGCATGGCATCACTCATGTATCCGTGGCTGATCTCATTGCCTATCGCCAGCGCATCGAGCGCCTGGTCGAACAGATCGAGGATTTCCCGATCGACACCCGCCATGGTCCGGCCCGCGCCGTGACCTTCAAGGCCAAGTTCGACGATATGGAACATGTGGCTTTGATCTTCGGCGATATCCGCGACGGCAAGGATGTTCCCGTGCGTATCCATCAGGAAAATGTGCTGGCCGATATTTTTGGCACCTCCGGCACACTGGACAAGATTTCGGAGAAATTTGCAGCCGATCGTGGTGTGCTGGTTTATCTGCGTGACGGCTCCCCTTGTGTGGCCACCGGCTCCATGCGTCCGCGTGATGGCTTGGAACTGGCCCAGAATGAAGAGCATTCCAGCGCCAAGGGCCGCGACAATGACTGGCGCGACATCGGCCTTGGCGCGCAGATTCTGAAGGATCTGGGTATCTCTTCCATTCGCCTGCTTTCCTCGCGCGAGCGCAATTATGTGGGCCTTGACGGCTTCGGTCTGGAAATCACCGGCACGGACATCATCTGA
- a CDS encoding GNAT family acetyltransferase — protein sequence MKQLVVADIAEDEIETVVSLWQECGLTRPWNNPYNDIAFARSNDNSAVLVARLEEGGPIVASAMVGHDGHRGYTYYLSVSPEHQSAGLGKSMMKAVEEWHLAKGIWKSQLMVRTGNEKVISFYETLGYNISATQVLERWIDPSKRGDA from the coding sequence ATGAAACAGCTTGTTGTTGCCGATATTGCTGAAGATGAGATTGAAACAGTTGTCTCACTTTGGCAGGAATGTGGCCTGACGCGGCCTTGGAATAATCCCTATAACGACATCGCCTTTGCTCGTTCGAATGACAATTCGGCGGTACTGGTTGCCCGGTTGGAAGAAGGTGGCCCGATTGTTGCCTCCGCCATGGTTGGACATGATGGCCATCGCGGCTACACTTATTATCTTTCCGTTTCACCGGAGCATCAAAGCGCCGGTCTTGGCAAGTCGATGATGAAGGCCGTGGAAGAATGGCATCTGGCAAAGGGAATCTGGAAGTCCCAGCTGATGGTGCGTACAGGCAATGAAAAGGTCATCAGCTTCTACGAAACACTGGGCTATAATATTTCGGCTACACAGGTTCTGGAACGCTGGATCGATCCGTCCAAACGAGGGGATGCCTGA
- a CDS encoding histidine phosphatase family protein: MPIPPLYYIRHGETDWNAEYRYQGQKDIPLNVKGEGQARRNGRVLAEILPDPTHTDLFCSPMTRTRQTLALVMEAAGWTDSDWAKSVRFEDKIIEFSFGDWEGWTLEEIKEREPELYWEREKDKWTTCMPNGESYQMLAERVGEWLQSLDKPTVVIAHGGVLRIVRHFLEKVPELEAPMLKTPQDKIYYWDGHEASWI, from the coding sequence ATGCCTATCCCGCCACTCTACTATATTCGCCATGGTGAAACCGACTGGAATGCTGAATATCGCTATCAGGGCCAAAAGGACATTCCTCTTAATGTGAAGGGAGAGGGGCAGGCGCGCCGCAATGGTCGTGTGCTGGCTGAAATCCTGCCAGATCCGACGCACACCGACTTATTTTGCAGTCCGATGACCCGCACGCGTCAGACGCTGGCCCTCGTCATGGAGGCGGCAGGCTGGACCGATAGCGACTGGGCAAAGAGTGTTCGGTTCGAAGACAAGATCATCGAATTTTCCTTCGGTGACTGGGAAGGTTGGACACTGGAAGAGATCAAGGAGCGCGAACCAGAGCTCTACTGGGAGCGGGAAAAGGACAAATGGACCACCTGCATGCCCAATGGCGAGAGCTATCAGATGCTTGCAGAGCGGGTCGGGGAGTGGCTCCAGAGTCTGGATAAACCCACCGTTGTCATCGCCCATGGGGGTGTCTTGCGCATTGTGCGTCACTTCCTTGAAAAGGTACCCGAACTCGAAGCTCCGATGCTGAAAACCCCGCAGGACAAGATCTACTATTGGGATGGTCACGAAGCCAGCTGGATTTGA
- a CDS encoding FAD-binding oxidoreductase: MPVEPARLDSRILDQFKALIGAQNCLTDSADTDPYCREWRDKFFGKTALVLKPGSTEEVSAVMKLAYEQNCAIVPQGGNTGLVGAQTPDKSGNQIILSTERLNRIRSLDADSNVAIVEAGVVLEQLQMAAEEANRLFPLALGAQGSCQIGGNLSTNAGGTSVLSYGNTRDMVLGIEVVLPDGRIMNCLRTLRKDNTGYDLKHLFIGGEGTLGVITAASLKLYPRPKDQQVAIFAVETPEKAFTLFDLARDHAGSMLTGFELMPRMGVEFTIKHAPGARDVLDAPHPWYCLLEISIGSPAVDGRALIEAIFEEAFEAGFVEDAVLAETTQQAADFWRLRHGMSEVQKHEGGSIKHDISVPVSSIPAFLARALPACEEAIPGCRPVPFGHMGDGNLHFNISQPLGADREAFLARWEEINAMVHAIVVDMGGSISAEHGIGTLKRDELPAVKDPVEMDIMRQIKQLFDPKGLMNPDKLLKSAIATKKDEDK, encoded by the coding sequence ATGCCTGTGGAGCCAGCTCGGCTTGACAGTCGCATCCTTGACCAATTCAAAGCGCTGATTGGCGCGCAGAATTGCCTGACAGATTCCGCAGATACAGACCCCTACTGCCGCGAATGGCGCGACAAATTCTTTGGCAAGACAGCCCTTGTGCTCAAACCCGGTTCGACCGAAGAGGTGAGCGCGGTAATGAAGCTTGCCTATGAGCAGAATTGCGCGATTGTGCCACAAGGCGGCAATACGGGGCTCGTCGGCGCTCAAACGCCAGATAAAAGCGGTAATCAGATCATTCTCTCGACAGAACGGCTCAACCGCATTCGCTCCCTTGATGCGGATAGCAATGTGGCCATCGTGGAAGCCGGTGTGGTGCTGGAACAATTGCAAATGGCGGCTGAAGAAGCCAACCGCCTGTTTCCTCTGGCCTTGGGCGCGCAAGGCTCCTGCCAGATTGGCGGCAACCTTTCCACCAATGCTGGCGGCACCAGCGTGCTCTCCTATGGTAACACCCGTGACATGGTGCTGGGCATCGAGGTGGTGCTGCCAGATGGTCGGATCATGAATTGCCTACGCACCCTGCGTAAGGACAATACGGGCTACGATCTCAAGCACCTTTTCATCGGTGGTGAAGGCACACTGGGCGTCATCACCGCCGCTTCGCTCAAGCTCTATCCGCGACCAAAAGATCAGCAGGTTGCCATTTTTGCGGTGGAGACGCCGGAGAAGGCCTTCACGCTGTTTGATCTGGCGCGGGATCATGCCGGGTCCATGCTCACCGGCTTTGAGCTGATGCCGCGCATGGGGGTGGAATTTACAATCAAGCATGCCCCCGGTGCGCGTGACGTCTTGGACGCCCCCCATCCCTGGTATTGCCTTCTGGAAATCTCCATTGGCTCTCCTGCGGTCGACGGACGGGCGCTGATTGAGGCTATATTCGAGGAAGCTTTCGAGGCTGGCTTCGTGGAAGACGCTGTCTTGGCAGAAACAACCCAACAGGCGGCGGACTTCTGGCGGTTGCGTCATGGCATGAGCGAAGTGCAGAAGCATGAGGGCGGATCAATCAAGCATGATATCTCCGTGCCAGTCAGTTCCATTCCGGCCTTTCTGGCGCGCGCTCTGCCGGCCTGCGAAGAGGCCATTCCGGGCTGCCGCCCTGTGCCCTTCGGGCATATGGGCGATGGCAATCTGCATTTTAATATCTCCCAGCCATTGGGCGCGGATCGCGAAGCCTTTCTGGCCCGCTGGGAAGAGATCAACGCCATGGTCCATGCCATTGTTGTCGATATGGGCGGCTCTATTTCAGCCGAGCATGGCATTGGCACCTTGAAGCGCGATGAATTGCCAGCCGTGAAAGATCCGGTCGAAATGGACATCATGCGGCAGATCAAGCAGCTTTTTGATCCCAAGGGATTGATGAATCCCGACAAACTGCTCAAATCTGCCATTGCGACAAAGAAAGACGAAGACAAATGA
- a CDS encoding TetR/AcrR family transcriptional regulator yields the protein MNSARRQLEIVNAAFDCIAVSGHLSLSTTELAYKVGISQPAIFRHFRSKQQLHRAILEEANLRVIDELKLLISRSEMWSDPANLIQDVVAQMGGSFERSPGVWLTLICQRSIAAEAEMPADEHDGRSHKCAISQLTYTLERLFTAAKDKGQVDDHLGSHDVSNIILSILFGMGQIWLNSERNFDLQHRLDIALKGVLAGYHFLPDQPSGTIPISAIA from the coding sequence ATGAACAGTGCTCGAAGACAGCTTGAGATCGTGAACGCAGCGTTCGACTGTATCGCTGTGTCAGGACACTTGTCGCTGTCAACAACAGAGCTTGCCTACAAGGTGGGCATTTCACAGCCGGCAATTTTCCGGCATTTCAGGTCAAAGCAACAGTTGCATCGAGCCATTCTCGAAGAAGCTAATCTTCGTGTGATCGATGAACTCAAGTTATTGATCTCTCGCTCCGAGATGTGGAGCGATCCGGCGAATCTGATTCAGGATGTCGTTGCCCAGATGGGAGGGAGCTTCGAGCGCTCACCCGGGGTATGGCTCACCCTGATTTGTCAGCGCAGCATCGCGGCCGAGGCCGAAATGCCCGCTGATGAACACGACGGCCGATCGCATAAATGTGCCATATCGCAATTGACCTACACGCTTGAGCGGCTGTTCACGGCCGCAAAGGACAAGGGGCAGGTTGATGATCATCTCGGTTCGCATGATGTGAGCAACATCATTCTGTCCATCCTGTTTGGGATGGGGCAGATCTGGCTGAATAGCGAGCGCAATTTCGATCTACAGCACCGTCTGGATATCGCATTGAAGGGGGTTCTGGCCGGATATCACTTCCTGCCTGACCAACCAAGTGGGACGATTCCTATCTCGGCGATTGCCTGA